Proteins encoded in a region of the Sparus aurata chromosome 6, fSpaAur1.1, whole genome shotgun sequence genome:
- the abhd14b gene encoding putative protein-lysine deacylase ABHD14B: MSAVKMTEGSVQLESLKAPLFYRQSEPATGEVKMSVLLLHGIRFSSENWLNISTLDTLAKAGCRAVAIDLPALGRSKSAEAPAAVGELAPADFLKELCGQLSLSPVVVISPSLSGMYSLPFLHQHQDLIRAYVPVAPICTDKFTAEQYQSVKVPTLIVYGDQDTQLGEQSLRNLSNLANHRVVVMKGAGHPCYLDDPDTWHKVLTDFLQSL; this comes from the exons ATGTCGGCTGTGAAGATGACGGAGGGCAGCGTGCAGCTGGAGAGCCTCAAAGCGCCGCTCTTCTACAGGCAGAGTGAACCGGCCACGGGGGAGGTGAAGATGTCAGTTTTACTCCTTCACGGCATCCGTTTCTCTTCGGAAAACTGGCTCAACATCAGCACACTGGACACTCTGGCCAAAGCAGGCTGCCGGGCCGTCGCCATCGACCTGCCAG CACTCGGTCGCTCCAAGTCAGCCGAGGCCCCGGCAGCGGTCGGAGAGCTGGCCCCTGCAGACTTCCTGAAGGAGTTGTGCGGGCAGCTGAGCCTGAGCCCGGTGGTGGTGATCAGCCCGTCACTCAGTGGGATGTACTCCCTCCCCTTCCTGCACCAGCACCAGGACCTGATACGAGCCTACGTCCCCGTGGCTCCCATCTGCACCGACAAATTCACAGCAGAGCAGTACCAGAGCGTAAAG GTCCCGACGCTGATCGTTTATGGTGATCAGGACACGCAGCTCGGAGAACAGTCGCTCAGAAACCTGAGCAACCTGGCCAATCACAGAGTGGTGGTGATGAAAGGGGCGGGTCACCCCTGTTACCTTGACGACCCGGACACGTGGCACAAGGTGCTCACAGACTTCCTTCAGTCGCTGTGA
- the mst1 gene encoding hepatocyte growth factor-like protein translates to MRLLLPCVLLTVGLVTGYRSPLNDFQRSEGRELVATPWNAARVLLLPGLNLEDCATRCSQSLDCRAFNYETRPTVTCKHLPWVGDGSNAEVKRNVNCDLYEKKVYVRKCIVGKGEDYRGKVFTTRSGLTCQQWWSKFPHDHRWIPTATNGLELNYCRNPDGDRIGPWCYTTDPERRYESCNIPQCKDEVCITCNGEDYRGQVDHTVSGRECQRWDQQYPHQHIYQPEKYPDKSLDDNYCRNPDASPVPWCYTTDTEMERENCEISKCTEVRVEKRQRSSFTTNCFRGRGEDYRGKVNETTSGIPCQRWDAQEPHEHPFYPNTYECKGLEENYCRNPDGSEAPWCFTSVPEMRTALCLQIKRCADDIEAEDCYHENGRNYRGMVRKTRKGITCQKWNVNTPHRTKINPWTHPEANLTENYCRNPDGDQHGPWCYTTDPKTEFDYCAIKQCAGEKVSMTEPVERVEFSECGKREDRIPRTRLRIVNGIPGNSPWTVSLRDRKGNHFCGGSLVNPRWVISTKQCFSSCYVDLPGYSAMMGTLFRDPQEGEPGVQTIPLTKIVCGPSESQLVMLQLEYPAQFNERVSQICLPPERYIVAEGTLCEIAGWGETRGTGDETVLNVAQIPVISNKECNNYFRGRVRENEMCTNSFQAGIGACERDYGGPLACQNRDCWVLEGVIIPMRRCGHPGQPNIFIRVSVYVDWIKKVMEMA, encoded by the exons ATGAGACTGTTGCTGCCTTGTGTTCTCCTGACAGTCGGCCTGGTCACAG gctACCGCAGTCCGCTGAATGACTTCCAGCGCTCTGAGGGCAGGGAGCTGGTTGCGACCCCCTGGAACGCAGCCCGAGTGCTGCTGTTACCGGGCCTGAACCTGGAGGACTGTGCCACCCGCTGCTCACAGTCTCTGGACTGCAG AGCGTTTAACTATGAGACTCGTCCGACTGTCACCTGTAAACACCTGCCCTGGGTGGGTGATGGGAGCAACGCAGAGGTGAAGAGAAACGTCAACTGTGACCTTTATGAGAAGAAAG tcTATGTCAGAAAGTGCATCGTGGGTAAAGGAGAAGACTACAGAGGGAAAGTCTTCACCACGAGAAGCGGACTCACCTGCCAACAGTGGTGGTCCAAGTTTCCTCACGATCACAG GTGGATTCCAACAGCGACGAATGGTCTAGAGCTGAACTACTGCAGGAATCCAGACGGGGACCGGATCGGTCCGTGGTGCTACACCACCGACCCCGAGCGACGTTACGAGAGCTGCAACATCCCCCAGTGCAAAGATG aggtTTGTATCACCTGTAACGGAGAGGACTACCGAGGGCAGGTCGACCACACCGTGAGCGGCAGAGAGTGTCAGAGATGGGACCAGCAGTATCCTCACCAACACATCTACCAGCCTGAAAA GTATCCCGATAAAAGTTTAGATGATAACTACTGCCGTAACCCCGACGCCTCTCCGGTGCCCTGGTGCTACACCACAGACAccgagatggagagggagaacTGTGAGATCAGCAAGTGCA CCGAGGTGCGGGTTGAGAAACGCCAGCGCTCCAGCTTCACCACCAACTGTTTCCGTGGGCGCGGGGAGGATTACCGCGGCAAAGTCAACGAGACGACGTCAGGCATCCCCTGTCAGCGGTGGGACGCCCAGGAGCCTCATGAGCATCCCTTCTACCCAAACACATACGAATGCAA GGGTTTGGAGGAGAACTACTGTCGTAACCCAGATGGGTCGGAGGCTCCCTGGTGCTTCACATCCGTGCCAGAGATGAGGACTGCTCTCTGCTTACAGATCAAACGCTGTGCAGACGACATCGAGGCTGAAG ATTGCTACCACGAAAATGGAAGAAACTACCGAGGCATGGTCCGCAAAACTCGTAAGGGGATCACCTGCCAGAAATGGAACGTTAACACACCTCACAGGACCAA GATAAACCCATGGACGCATCCTGAGGCCAATCTGACTGAGAACTACTGTCGTAACCCAGATGGGGACCAGCACGGACCCTGGTGCTACACCACTGATCCCAAAACTGAGTTTGACTACTGTGCCATCAAACAGTGTG CTGGAGAGAAAGTGTCCATGACTGAGCCAGTAG AGAGGGTGGAGTTCAGCGAGTGCGGGAAGAGAGAGGACCGCATCCCGAGGACGCGGTTACGTATCGTGAACGGGATTCCCGGTAACTCGCCGTGGACAGTGAGCCTCAGAGACAG GAAAGGAAACCATTTCTGTGGAGGATCCCTGGTTAACCCCAGATGGGTGATCAGCACCAAGCAATGTTTCTCCTCCTG CTACGTGGACCTGCCTGGATATTCTGCCATGATGGGAACCCTGTTTCGTGATCCCCAGGAGGGAGAGCCGGGCGTTCAGACCATCCCTCTCACCAAGATCGTCTGTGGACCCTCGGAGTCTCAGCTGGTCATGCTACAACTGGAATA CCCTGCACAGTTTAATGAGCGTGTCTCTCAGATCTGCCTCCCTCCTGAGCGTTACATTGTGGCTGAGGGGACGCTCTGTGAGATCGCAGGATGGGGTGAGACAAGAG GGACTGGAGATGAGACTGTCCTCAACGTGGCCCAAATACCAGTTATCAGTAACAAGGAATGTAACAATTACTTCAGGGGTCGCGTGCGCGAGAATGAGATGTGCACGAACTCTTTCCAGGCCGGGATAGGAGCCTGCGAG agagacTACGGCGGCCCTCTGGCATGTCAGAACAGGGACTGCTGGGTACTCGAGGGTGTGATCATCCCCA